The Vulcanimicrobium alpinum sequence CTTCTCGAACCAGCGCAGGTGGCGCAGCATGAGCTGCTCGGCTTCGTGGGGATCGGAACGCCGGATCGCGTCGGCGATCGCGCGATGGTCCTCGGCGTTGCGGGCCCGCGGCTCCGGCGCGACGACCGTGCGATCGCGGATGAGCCCCCACAGCGGCTGCCGCATCGCGGCGTGGACGTCTTCGAGCGTCCGAGCCGCGATCGCGTTGTGCGACGCGCGCGCGATCCCGGTGTGAAACCGCTCGTCGGCGTGCGGCGAGTAGGCGTCGCGCGCCGCGTCGGCGATCAGCGCGTCGGCGGCGGAGACGATCGCGTCGATCTCCGGCTTCGCGGCGCGCTTCGCGGCCAGGCCGGCCGCGAGCGGCTCCAGCGCGATGCGGACCTCGATGATCTCCTCGGGGCTGACCGCGGAGAAGACGGGCGCGACCTTCGGCGAGGTGAACGTGACGAAGACGCCGCCCCCGCGGCGGGCTTCGACGACGCCCATCAGCTCGAGCGCGGAGAGCGCCTCGCGCACGGGTGCCCGACTGACCCCGAATCGCTCGATGAGCACCCGCTCCGGCGGGAGGCGCTCGCCGATCCGGCACCGGCCCTCCTCGATGAGCCGGACGATCTCGCGGGCGATCAGGACGTAGAGCTTCTCCGAGCGGATCGCCCCGATCCCGGAGTGCTTGTCTACTTGTGGTACTTGTGACACTTGCCTGACAACTTTAGTCGCAGGTAGAGGAATTCTCTCGCGGATCAGCGCCGTTGATCCGGGATCGCTTCCGACTCCGGGCCGTCGAGCGGCAGCACGAGCGAGACCGCTTTGCCGGGATTCTTCTCGAGGGTCACCTTGCTCCGGTGCTCACCGGCTCGCTTTGCGAACGCGCCGGCGATCGGCGTCGCCGCTGCGTCGTAGACGTTGAGCGGGTCGAGTCCGAACAGCACTTCGACCGTGCGCAGGATCGACGTTTGGCTGTAGTGCGTTTGGTCGACGAAGCCGCGCCGGATGTGCGGTCCGATCGCGAGCGCGGGCTTGCGATGCGAGTCTACGTGGTCGCCGGTCCCTTGCGCGTCGTCGCAGGTGACCTCATCGTTCGCCAGCGTAGGCCGGAGAGTTTAGCGTGCGGTGAACGTTCGGCCGCCGAGCGCCCTTGACCGCGGAGCGGCTTCGTGATAGCGTCGCGGCAACAACTTTCTGCCGGCAACGGCGGTCCGTCCGTATGGGTTCGCGGGCTCCGGCCCGCCGCTCACGCGAAAGCCCTCGCCGACGCGAGGGCTTTTTTTGTCTGCCGCGCGTCGTATCGCGGCGACGTGATCGATGATGTCGAAGGGCCGCCCGCATCGCGACGGCGTAGCGGCTCCGCGGAACTCGCGAGGGGCCGCGTTCGAGGCGAGCGCGAACGAGGCTCGCCGCCCCATGGAACTCCTGCGCTTCTCCGGCCTCGCGCGTCACTACGGCGCGCACGAGGTCTTCAGCGATCTCGCCGGCGTCATGCGCGACGGCGACAAGATCGGCCTGGTCGGCCCCAACGGCGCCGGGAAATCGTCGCTCGTCCGACTGCTCGTCGGCCGCGACGAACCCGACGGCGGGACGATCGCGCGCGCCCGCGAGCGGCGCCTCGGTTATCTCGCGCAGGACGCCGCCGAGAGCGGGCCGGCGACGCTCCGCGCCGCGTTCGACGAAGCGCTTGCGCGCGGCGACGCCGCCGAGTGGGAGATGCGTGCGACGCTCAACCGGTTCGATTTCGCCGAAAGCGACCTCGACCGTCCGCTGCGCGAGTTCTCCGGCGGTCAGCGTACCCGCGCGCTGCTCGCGCGCACCCTGCTCGAATCGCCGGATTGGCTCGTCCTCGACGAGCCGACCAACCATCTCGATCTCGATACGGTGCGCTGGCTCGAAACATTCGTCGCGCGCGATCCGCGCGCGTTCGTCATCGTCTCGCACGATCGCTATTTTCTCGAGACCGTCGCCGGACGGATCTGGGAACTCGATCGCGGAGAACTCGCCGAGTACGACGTGGAGCCCGGGCGGGCGTACAGCGACTACCTCGAACAGCGCGAGACGCGTCGCGAACAGCAGCGGCGCGACTTCGAGGCGTTTCAGACCGAGCGCAAGCGCCAGAAAGCCGTCATCGACGAGCTCCGCACGCACGGCTCGCACAACTACAGCCACGTGCGCAGCCGCGAGAAGGCGTTCGCGAAGATGGGCGCGGTCGAGGCGCCGCGCAGCGAGAAGCGCGCGATCTCCGTCGCGCTGCGCGCGGCGCGACGCGCGACCGGCGGCCCCGCGGTCGACGTGCTCGGCGTTGCGAAGGCGTACGACCGTCCGCTGTTCTCGGGGCTCACGGCGCACTTCGTGCGCGGCGACCGCGTCGCGATCGTGGGGCCGAACGGCGCCGGGAAGTCGACGTTTCTGCGGATCATCAGCGGCGAGCTACAGCCCGATCGCGGCAGCGTTCGTTACGGGACGGGTCTGCGCACCGCGGCGTACTCGCAAAGTTCCGTCGACGATCTCCCGGCCGGACGGACTGCCGCCGAAGCCGTGATGCAGATGGGGGTCACCGACGAAGAAGCGCGCTCGCTGCTCGGACGGCTCAACCTCGGCGGCGATGCCGGCGACAAGCCGGTCGAGGCGTTCTCCGGCGGCGAGCGGCGGCGCATCATGCTGGCACGGCTGATGGCGCAGCGCGCCGACTGCCTCTTCCTCGACGAGCCGACGAACGATCTCGACATCCCGAGCCGCGAAGCGCTCGAAGACGTGCTCGCCTCGTACGAGGGTGCGCTCTTCGTGGTTTCGCACGACCGCTATCTGCTCAAACGGCTCGCGGAACGCGTCGTCGCCATCCGCGACGGCGCGGCGACGGTGTTCGACGGCGATTACGCGTCGTACGAACGCGCGCAGCATCAGGGGCGGGCCGGGACCGATGCACCGCGCGCGGCGGTTCCCGCGAAAGCGGAACCGGTCGAACTCGACCGCCGCGCGGCGCACGAGGCGAAGCTGGAACTGGGCCGACGCAAGCGCGCCGTCGCGGACGCTGAAAAGCGCGTCGCCGATCTCGACCGCAAGAAAGCAGAACTGGAGCTGGAATTCGCGGCCCCGGGCCTCTACGACGATCCCGACGAGGTCGTCCGCCTGCAGCGCGAGATGGACCGCGTCAACGCTGAAAGCGGCGCGGCGATGGAGGCCTGGGAACTCGCCGTCGAGTCGCTCGACGGCTTCACATCCTGCTGAGCCGGCGTGACCTGACACCGGAACCGTTGCGGGCGGGTTGAAGGCAGAACTGTGGTGGAGACGTTTCATCCGCTGGTCGCCGAGTGGTTTGCCGCCCGGCTCGGCGAGCCGACCGAACCGCAAGTCCACGGCTGGCCATTGATCCGCGCCGGCCGCGACGTGCTGATCTCGGCGCCGACCGGCTCGGGGAAGACCCTGGCGGCGTTCTCGATCTGCCTCGACGGCCTCGTCCGCCGCGCCGCCGCCGGCGAACTCCCCGACGAGACGCTGGTCGTTTACGTCTCGCCGCTCAAAGCGCTCACGAACGACGTCCGCAAGAATCTTGAATCGCCGCTGGCGGAACTGCTCGCGCTGGCCGCGCAGCGCGAGACCCCGCTGGCAAGGATCCGCACCGCGACGCGCACCGGGGACACGCCGCAAGCCGAACGCGCGCGCATGCTGCGCACGCCGCCGCATGTGCTCGTCACCACGCCGGAGTCGCTCTTCATCCTGCTCACGGCGGAAAAGTCGCGCGCACTCTTCGCGCACGTCGAAACCGTGATCGTCGACGAGATCCACGCGATGGCCGCGGACAAGCGCGGTTCCCACCTCGCGCTCACCCTCGCGCGCCTCGACGAGCTCGTCACCCGCGAAGGCGGCCGCGCACCGCAGCGCATCGGCCTCTCTGCGACGGTTCGCCCGCTCGAAACCGTTGCGCAATTCCTCAGCCCGAATCCCGAGATCGTCGACGTCGGTCATCGCCGCGCGATGACGCTGGCGGTCGAGGTGCCGCGCTACGAGCTCGGCCCGGTCGCGTCGACGGAGCTGTGGGCCGAAACCTACGACCGCATCGCCGACTTGGTGCGCGCGCATCGCACGACGCTGATCTTCGTGAGCACGCGCCGCATGAGCGAGCGGATCGCGTTTGCGCTCGCCTCGCGTCTGGGTGAAGGCGCCGTCCTCCCGCACCACGGCAGCCTCTCGCGCGAGCTGCGGTTCGACGCCGAGAACCGGTTGAAGAACGGCGAGCTGCGCGCGGTCGTCGCGACGGCCTCGCTCGAGCTCGGGATCGATATCGGATCGGTCGATCTCGTCGTGCAGATCGGCTCGCCGCGTGCGATCGCGGTCGCACTGCAGCGGGTCGGCCGGTCCGGGCATTGGGTCGGCGCGAAACCGGAAGGCCGCTTCTTCCCGACGACGCGCGACGAGCTGCTCGAATGCGCTGCGCTGGTTCGCGCGATCGGCAGCGGCGCGATGGACGCGCTGCGCATCCCCGATGCGCCGCTGGACATCCTCGCCCAGCAGATCGTCGCCGCCTGCGCCGCCGGCGAGTGGGAGGTCGACGCGCTCTTCGCCGCGGTGCGCCGCGCGTATCCGTACCGCTCGCTGACGCGTAAGGACTTCGACGACGTCGTGACCATGCTCGCCGACGGTCTGGCGACCTCGCGCGGACGCAGCGGCGCGTACCTCCACCTCGACCGCGTCAACGGGATCGTGCGCGCACGCCGCGGCGCGCGGATGGCGGCGATCACGTCGGGCGGCGCGATCCCCGAGACCGCCAACTACAACGTCGTCGTCGAACCCGACGGCCACGTCGTGGGAACCGTCGACGAAGACTTCGCCGTCGAGAGCATGGCCGGCGACATCTTTCTGCTCGGCACGACCTCGTGGCAGATCCGGCGCGTGGAGAGCGGCGTCGTGCGCGTTGTCGACGCGCAGGGCGCGCCGCCGTCGATCCCGTTCTGGAACGGCGAGTCGCCGGGCCGCACCCGCGAGCTCTCGCGTGAAGTCGCCGCCCTGCGCGAAGCGATCGACGAACGTGACGACGACGCCGCGATCGCGCTGCTCGAATCCGAGTGCGGCCTCGATCGCGCCGGCGCCGAGCAATGCGTCGCGTACCTGCGCGCCGGGCGGCTGATCCTGGGAACGGTGCCGACGCAGCGGACGCTGGTCGCCGAGCGATTCTTCGACGAAGCGGGTGGGATGCAGCTGATCCTGCACACGCCGTTCGGCGCGCGGATCAATCGCGCGTGGGGGCTGGCGCTGCGCAAGAAGTTCTGCCGCTCCTTCAACGTCGAACTGCAGGCGGCGGCGACCGACAACGGGATCTGCCTCTCGCTCACCGAGCAGCACGCGTTTCCGCTCGACGTCGTCTTCGAATACGTCAAGTCGGCCGGGGTCGAATACACGCTCACGCAGGCGCTGCTCGACGCGCCGATGTTCGGCGCACGGTGGCGCTGGAACGCGACGCGCGCGCTCGCGATCCTGCGCATGCGGGGCGGGAAGAAGGTCGCGCCGCAGCTGCAGCGGATGCGCGCCGAGGACCTGATGGCCGCGGTGTTTCCCGACCAAGTCGCGTGCGCGGAGAACTTGAGCGGTCCGATCTGCATCCCCGATCACGTCCTCGTCCGCGAGACGATCGATAACTGTCTGCACGAGGCGATGGATCTCGACGGGCTCACGGAGGTGCTGCAGGGGATCGAGAGCGGCGCGATCCGCACGGTCGCGGTCGACACGCCGGAGCCCTCGCCGTTCTGTCACGAGATCCTCAACGCGAACCCGTACGCATACCTCGACGATGCTCCGCTCGAGGAGCGGCGCGCGCGCGCCGTGACCCTGCGCCGCACGCTCCGCACCGATCCCGAAGCCGGTGCCGGGATTCTCGATCCCGCGGCGATCGCGGAGGTCGTCGAGTCGTCGCATCCGCTGGTGCGCGATGCCGACGAACTCCACGACGCGCTGGCGACGCTCGTAATCGTCCCGCCGAATCCGGAGTGGACCGGCTGGTACGACGAACTCGTCGCCCAGCGCCGCGCGACGACGCTCGATACCGGCGGCGCAGCGTTCTGGACCAGCGCCGAGCGGCTTGCCGTCGCGCGCCTCGCGTATCCCGACGCGGCGTGCGCGCCGGAGATCGCGGCGATCGCCGCGGCGCCGCTGCCTCCGACGCGTGAAGAGGCGTTCGCCGAGATCGTGCGCGGCTGGCTCGAGTCGAGCGGCCCGACCACGATTCCGGAGCTGTGCAGCCGGTTCGCCGTCGATGCCGCGGCGGTCGAAGCGGCGTTGCTGCGCATTGAATCCGAAGGCCAAGTGCTGCGCGGACGGTTCCGCGGCGGCGACGTCGAGGAGTGGTGCAATCGACGCGTGCTCGCGCGCATCCATCGCCTCACGCTGGGGATGCTGCGGCGCGAGATCGAGCCGGTCACCACCGCTGACTACGTGCGCTTCGTCCACCGCTGGCAGCACGTCGCGCCCGGATCGCGTCTGCACGGCGTCGACGGGACGATGCACGTGATCGTGCAGCTCGAAGGCTACGAGATCCCGGCGGCCGCGTGGGAGGCGTCGATCCTGCCGGCGCGCGTCGCGGGGTACAAGCGCGAGTACCTCGATCAGTTATGCTACGCCGGCGACGTGATGTGGGGAAGGCTCTCGCCGCATCCGGCGCTGGCGCCCGGCGAGTCGCCGGCGGAGCGGCGCCGCCGCATCCGGCCGACGAAGCTTGCGCCGATCGCGCTGTTCGCGCGCGAAGACGCCGAGTCGCTCGTCGTGCGCGACGCGCACGACGATGCGGCGCTCTCGCACGCCGCGCGCGAGGTGCTCGACGCGATCGCCAGGCGCGGCGCACCGTTCTTCGCCGACATCGTGCGCGAAACGAAACGGCTGCCGAGCGAAGTGGAAGAAGCGCTCTGGCAGCTCGTCGCCGCGGGGCTCGTCACCGCCGACGGATTCGATGCGCTGCGGTCGCTGATCGACGCGAAGCGCCGGCTCGGCGACAAAGGGCTGCGCGCGCGCCCGCGCTCCTCGAGCGGTCGCTGGACGCTGCTGTCCTCCGAAACGGAACGGATCGAGCCCGAGACGTTCGCGCGGCGCCTGCTCGCGCGGTGGGGCGTCGTGTTCCGCGACATCGTCAAGCGCGAGACGCTCGCGCCGCCGTGGCGCGAGGTCCTCGTCGCGCTGCGCCGGATGGAAGCGCGCGGCGAGATCCGCGGCGGCCGTTTCATCACCGGCTACGCCGGCGAACAGTTCGCGCTCCCCGACGCGATCGAAGCGCTCCGCGCCGCACGCCGCAGCGCGACCGACGCCGACGTCGTCGACGTCTCCGACTACGATCCGCTGAAGATCGCTGCCTCGCTCCTCCCCGGCGCCCCGCCCCGCCCCCTCGCCGTCGCATCACGCTGAACACGCTGTCACGCTGAGTTCAGGGTGACAATGTCGAGCCGGCTGCAGTGGACGCCTGAGATCACCGTATCCGCCGAGCTTGCGCGCGGACTCGTTGCGGCGCAGTTTCCCGCGCTCGCTCACGCACCGCTCGCGCCGTTCGGAAACGGCTGGGACAATACGGCGTTTCTCGTCGGCGACGTCGTCTTTCGCTTTCCTCGCCGCACGATCGCCGTGCCGCTGCTCGAACGCGAGATCGCGATCCTCCCGTTGCTCGCACCGTTGCTGCCGGCCGCGATCCCAGTCCCGAGCTACACGGGCGTCGCAAGTGACGCGTACCCTGGCCCTTCGCCGGGTATGACCGGATCGCCGGAACGACGCTGTGCCGCGCGAGCGTGACGGGCGCCGCGCTCCCCGCGCAGCTCGGCGCGTTTCTTCGCGCCTTGCACGCGATCGATCCGGGCTCGCCGATCGCTGCGCGGCTTCCGACCGATGCGATCGGCCGCCTCGATCACCGCAAGCGATTCCCCATGGCCGTCGAGCGGCTGCGCAGCCTGCACGACACGGGACGGATCGACGATCCCGCACCGCTGATCGCGTCGCTTGCGTCGATTGCGCCGCAGCCGGGCGAAGGCGCGCTGCACGTCGTTCACGGCGATCTCTACGCGCGACACCTCGTCGTCGACGACGGCGGGGCGCTGCGCGGGGTGATCGATTGGGGGGATCTGCACCTCGGCGATCCTGCTCTCGATCTCGCCGCCGCCGAGATGCTCTTCGAGCCCGCACAACGCGCCGAGTTCGACATCGGGTACGGGTCTGTCGATGCGCGCTCGCGCGAACGCGCGCGCTGGCGCGGGATCTATCACGCGGCGATGACGGCCGACTACGGGCTGCGCATCGACGACGAGCCGCTCGCCGCGGCGAGCCTCGCGGCGCTCCGGCGGCTGCGTCGCTTGCCGGTGTGATTGCGGCGGCCCTTCGACGAGTTCAGGGTGACGGGGTAGGATGGGAACCCGCGCGGCGGACGCGAACGCGTGCGCCGATGCATACCGTGCGGCTCGGCCGAACCGGCCTGAAGATCTCCGAGATTTGCCTGGGCACGATGACCTTCGGCCTGCAGACCGATCGCGAGGAAGCGTTCGGGATCATGGACGTCGCCGCCGAGGCCGGGATCGATTTCATCGACGTCGCCGACGTCTACCCCGTCGGCGGGACGCTGGAGACGGTCGGCCGCACGGAAGAGATCGTCGGCGCGTGGCTGGCGGGGAAGCGCGACCGTTTCGTCGTCGCGACCAAGGCGTACAACCCGATGGGCCCCGGCCCCAACGATACCGGCCTCTCGCGACGGCACGTCATCGCCGCCTGCGACGCGTCGCTGCGGCGCCTGCAGACCGACTACATCGACCTCTACTACACCCACCGCTGGGACGCGCAGACGCCGATCGACGAGACGCTCGGCGCGCTCGACGACCTGCGCCGCGCCGGGAAGATCCGCTACGCCGGGTGCAGCAACATCGCGGCTTGGCAGATGATGGAGGCGCTGTGGACCGCCGACCGCGCCGGAACGGTGCGCTACGATGCCGTCCAGCCGCGCTACAACCTGC is a genomic window containing:
- a CDS encoding FadR/GntR family transcriptional regulator, with translation MSQVPQVDKHSGIGAIRSEKLYVLIAREIVRLIEEGRCRIGERLPPERVLIERFGVSRAPVREALSALELMGVVEARRGGGVFVTFTSPKVAPVFSAVSPEEIIEVRIALEPLAAGLAAKRAAKPEIDAIVSAADALIADAARDAYSPHADERFHTGIARASHNAIAARTLEDVHAAMRQPLWGLIRDRTVVAPEPRARNAEDHRAIADAIRRSDPHEAEQLMLRHLRWFEKTYWSAAPSIHAEHETRNS
- a CDS encoding alkaline phosphatase family protein, with translation MANDEVTCDDAQGTGDHVDSHRKPALAIGPHIRRGFVDQTHYSQTSILRTVEVLFGLDPLNVYDAAATPIAGAFAKRAGEHRSKVTLEKNPGKAVSLVLPLDGPESEAIPDQRR
- a CDS encoding ABC-F family ATP-binding cassette domain-containing protein, with product MELLRFSGLARHYGAHEVFSDLAGVMRDGDKIGLVGPNGAGKSSLVRLLVGRDEPDGGTIARARERRLGYLAQDAAESGPATLRAAFDEALARGDAAEWEMRATLNRFDFAESDLDRPLREFSGGQRTRALLARTLLESPDWLVLDEPTNHLDLDTVRWLETFVARDPRAFVIVSHDRYFLETVAGRIWELDRGELAEYDVEPGRAYSDYLEQRETRREQQRRDFEAFQTERKRQKAVIDELRTHGSHNYSHVRSREKAFAKMGAVEAPRSEKRAISVALRAARRATGGPAVDVLGVAKAYDRPLFSGLTAHFVRGDRVAIVGPNGAGKSTFLRIISGELQPDRGSVRYGTGLRTAAYSQSSVDDLPAGRTAAEAVMQMGVTDEEARSLLGRLNLGGDAGDKPVEAFSGGERRRIMLARLMAQRADCLFLDEPTNDLDIPSREALEDVLASYEGALFVVSHDRYLLKRLAERVVAIRDGAATVFDGDYASYERAQHQGRAGTDAPRAAVPAKAEPVELDRRAAHEAKLELGRRKRAVADAEKRVADLDRKKAELELEFAAPGLYDDPDEVVRLQREMDRVNAESGAAMEAWELAVESLDGFTSC
- a CDS encoding DEAD/DEAH box helicase codes for the protein METFHPLVAEWFAARLGEPTEPQVHGWPLIRAGRDVLISAPTGSGKTLAAFSICLDGLVRRAAAGELPDETLVVYVSPLKALTNDVRKNLESPLAELLALAAQRETPLARIRTATRTGDTPQAERARMLRTPPHVLVTTPESLFILLTAEKSRALFAHVETVIVDEIHAMAADKRGSHLALTLARLDELVTREGGRAPQRIGLSATVRPLETVAQFLSPNPEIVDVGHRRAMTLAVEVPRYELGPVASTELWAETYDRIADLVRAHRTTLIFVSTRRMSERIAFALASRLGEGAVLPHHGSLSRELRFDAENRLKNGELRAVVATASLELGIDIGSVDLVVQIGSPRAIAVALQRVGRSGHWVGAKPEGRFFPTTRDELLECAALVRAIGSGAMDALRIPDAPLDILAQQIVAACAAGEWEVDALFAAVRRAYPYRSLTRKDFDDVVTMLADGLATSRGRSGAYLHLDRVNGIVRARRGARMAAITSGGAIPETANYNVVVEPDGHVVGTVDEDFAVESMAGDIFLLGTTSWQIRRVESGVVRVVDAQGAPPSIPFWNGESPGRTRELSREVAALREAIDERDDDAAIALLESECGLDRAGAEQCVAYLRAGRLILGTVPTQRTLVAERFFDEAGGMQLILHTPFGARINRAWGLALRKKFCRSFNVELQAAATDNGICLSLTEQHAFPLDVVFEYVKSAGVEYTLTQALLDAPMFGARWRWNATRALAILRMRGGKKVAPQLQRMRAEDLMAAVFPDQVACAENLSGPICIPDHVLVRETIDNCLHEAMDLDGLTEVLQGIESGAIRTVAVDTPEPSPFCHEILNANPYAYLDDAPLEERRARAVTLRRTLRTDPEAGAGILDPAAIAEVVESSHPLVRDADELHDALATLVIVPPNPEWTGWYDELVAQRRATTLDTGGAAFWTSAERLAVARLAYPDAACAPEIAAIAAAPLPPTREEAFAEIVRGWLESSGPTTIPELCSRFAVDAAAVEAALLRIESEGQVLRGRFRGGDVEEWCNRRVLARIHRLTLGMLRREIEPVTTADYVRFVHRWQHVAPGSRLHGVDGTMHVIVQLEGYEIPAAAWEASILPARVAGYKREYLDQLCYAGDVMWGRLSPHPALAPGESPAERRRRIRPTKLAPIALFAREDAESLVVRDAHDDAALSHAAREVLDAIARRGAPFFADIVRETKRLPSEVEEALWQLVAAGLVTADGFDALRSLIDAKRRLGDKGLRARPRSSSGRWTLLSSETERIEPETFARRLLARWGVVFRDIVKRETLAPPWREVLVALRRMEARGEIRGGRFITGYAGEQFALPDAIEALRAARRSATDADVVDVSDYDPLKIAASLLPGAPPRPLAVASR
- a CDS encoding phosphotransferase, which translates into the protein MSSRLQWTPEITVSAELARGLVAAQFPALAHAPLAPFGNGWDNTAFLVGDVVFRFPRRTIAVPLLEREIAILPLLAPLLPAAIPVPSYTGVASDAYPGPSPGMTGSPERRCAARA
- a CDS encoding phosphotransferase, coding for MTGAALPAQLGAFLRALHAIDPGSPIAARLPTDAIGRLDHRKRFPMAVERLRSLHDTGRIDDPAPLIASLASIAPQPGEGALHVVHGDLYARHLVVDDGGALRGVIDWGDLHLGDPALDLAAAEMLFEPAQRAEFDIGYGSVDARSRERARWRGIYHAAMTADYGLRIDDEPLAAASLAALRRLRRLPV
- a CDS encoding aldo/keto reductase is translated as MHTVRLGRTGLKISEICLGTMTFGLQTDREEAFGIMDVAAEAGIDFIDVADVYPVGGTLETVGRTEEIVGAWLAGKRDRFVVATKAYNPMGPGPNDTGLSRRHVIAACDASLRRLQTDYIDLYYTHRWDAQTPIDETLGALDDLRRAGKIRYAGCSNIAAWQMMEALWTADRAGTVRYDAVQPRYNLLYRAIENELLPAAREYGVGSVVFNPLAGGMLTGKYKRGEAPRQGTRFALGTAAALYQARYWQDEQIDVVTRLAADLASRGKSITHVALKWVLEQPYVTAAIVGASRAEQLRDSLRALDLTLDERDRRACDDAWYALPRRRPEDER